One window of Uloborus diversus isolate 005 chromosome 3, Udiv.v.3.1, whole genome shotgun sequence genomic DNA carries:
- the LOC129219350 gene encoding RNA-binding protein Pasilla-like isoform X6 has translation MEKVKEKPDPNAKMAIDFDHKQPAEREKQVSLNVKILVPNSTAGMIIGKGGSYIKQIKEESGAYVQISQKSKDHALAERCITVIGEMDNNKTACHMILAKIVEDPQSGSCLNVSYADVTGPVANFNPTGSPFANPGSVPSGAMNNSNTSYSSNGSLNSLSPTVTNSFHSPQAGTTHTGIVPFPGMGVSGPTIPPTNAAQVIETIKTMLRGNGYSEQAVSEVSAAMNTLANYGILGLGLGILNGVNSAPVVSGLGMGMPNSAASSCPMPPGGISNQSMYTSATGVPGMEAACTSVAASGPMGVGSSMFGPIGSLGNGMSGLGLGPGFTSPTTSRSGDHFLVKAEAAVFEPFRRTSPALASPSAAALPVNNNSFGLGTGLSSGPPSLRKSPTPSDRQIADATKIEIEVGENIVGAILGPGGKALVEIQRFSGANIQISKKGIFAPGTRNRIVTITGPSNAVNTAQYLIERQIAEEEAKRAQQNAMGVLR, from the exons ATggaaaaagttaaagaaaaaccTGATCCAAATGCAAAAATGGCAATAGATTTCGATCATAAACAGCCTGCTGAGAGAGAAAAACAAGTAAGTTTGAAC GTTAAAATACTGGTTCCTAACAGTACTGCTGGAATGATAATTGGAAAAGGTGGTAGTTATATCAAACAAATTAAAGAAGAAAGTGGTGCTTATGTACAAATATCTCAGAAGTCCAAGGATCATGCCTTAGCAGAACGTTGTATTACTGTGATTGGTGAAATGGATAATAATAAAACTGCCTGTCATATGATTCTAGCAAAAATTGTTGAAGATCCACAAAGCGGTAGTTGTTTAAATGTTAGCTATGCTGATGTGACTGGTCCAGTAGCAAATTTCAACCCTACAGGTTCTCCATTTGCCAATCCTGGTAGTGTTCCTAGTGGTGCTATGAATAACAGCAACACCAGTTACAGTTCAAATGGCAGCTTAAATAGCCTCAGTCCTACTGTAACCAACAGTTTTCACAGTCCTCAAGCTGGCACCACCCATACAGGAATCGTGCCATTTCCTGGCATGGGAGTGAGTGGTCCAACAATCCCTCCTACTAATGCTGCTCAGGTAATTGAAACAATAAAGACAATGCTCAGAGGAAATGGATATTCTGAACAAGCAGTATCTGAAGTTAGTGCAGCCATGAATACATTAGCTAATTATGGAATTTTAGGTCTTGGACTCGGTATATTAAATGGAGTCAATAGTGCTCCTGTTGTGAGTGGTTTAGGAATGGGAATGCCCAATTCTGCAGCAAGTAGTTGTCCAATGCCTCCAGGTGGAATATCAAATCAAAGCATGTATACATCTGCGACGGGTGTGCCGGGAATGGAAGCGGCTTGCACGTCTGTGGCTGCATCAGGTCCAATGGGAGTGGGTTCAAGTATGTTTGGTCCCATTGGAAGTCTTGGTAATGGAATGTCTGGCTTGGGTCTTGGGCCAGGCTTTACTTCACCAACTACATCTCGCTCGGGTGACCATTTTCTCGTGAAAGCTGAAGCAGCAGTTTTTGAACCGTTCCGAAGAACCTCTCCTGCTCTTGCATCTCCAAGTGCAGCTGCCTTACCTGTTAATAATAATTCATTTGGACTAGGGACAGGTTTAAGTTCTGGGCCTCCTAGTTTGAGAAAAAGTCCCACCCCTAGTGATCGACAAATTGCAGATGCTACAAAAATCGAAATAGAAGTTGGGGAAAATATAGTCGGAGCAATATTGGGACCAGGTGGAAAAGCCCTCGTAGAAATTCAAAGATTTAGTGGAGCTAATATTCAGAtctctaaaaaaggaatttttgctCCAGGAACGCGTAATCGTATAGTCACTATAACTGGTCCTTCTAATGCTGTTAACACTGCTCAGTACCTCATTGAGCGCCAAATAGCTGAAGAAGAAGCAAAGCGAGCTCAACAAAATGCCATGGGAGTTCTCCGTTAA